A single genomic interval of Nostoc commune NIES-4072 harbors:
- a CDS encoding GNAT family N-acetyltransferase has product MTSLLPRNLSVIIRPVQYRDLDGIERITQESFSALTPKGAGFAISQMLILRRWYGLLKFLSWFPNPLQYRLCAYIAEQGRMLLGMIQVSPFNRTRSTWRIDQVLLERGVDKQGTGSQLLRHCFESILEARTWLLEVNINDIEALALYRQNGFQRLAEMTYWEIGPELLAELAQAEPDLPNLLPVSNADAQLLYQLDTASMPPLVRQVFDRNTRDFKTSLFGALTDAVMQWVSKTEVVSGYVFEPQRKAAIGYFQVQLDRKGEVPHVATLTVHPAYTWLYPELLSQLARIAQDFPQQGLQLASSDYQAEREEYLERIGAKRIEHTLVMSRSVWHKLRESKFVSLEGIQWTDMLQGLQPARKPIPGGMSWIQPGQLPSSDKPLQSLSEPINFSVKNPSVEASPISESADAQQEN; this is encoded by the coding sequence ATGACTTCATTACTTCCCAGAAACCTCAGCGTTATTATCCGACCAGTCCAATACCGGGATCTGGACGGAATTGAGCGCATAACTCAAGAGTCATTCTCAGCCCTCACTCCCAAGGGAGCAGGTTTTGCTATCAGCCAGATGCTCATACTGCGTCGCTGGTATGGATTACTCAAATTTTTGAGTTGGTTTCCTAACCCGCTACAGTATCGCCTCTGTGCCTACATAGCAGAGCAAGGACGGATGCTTTTAGGGATGATTCAAGTGTCACCCTTTAACCGGACACGCAGCACTTGGCGCATTGATCAAGTGCTGTTAGAGCGTGGTGTCGATAAACAAGGAACTGGCTCACAACTTTTGCGTCATTGCTTTGAATCGATTCTGGAAGCTCGGACTTGGTTACTGGAAGTTAATATCAATGACATAGAGGCGCTGGCACTATATCGGCAAAATGGATTCCAGCGTCTGGCAGAAATGACGTACTGGGAAATTGGGCCAGAATTACTGGCTGAATTGGCGCAAGCAGAGCCAGACTTACCCAACCTTTTGCCAGTAAGTAATGCTGATGCCCAGTTGCTATATCAATTAGATACGGCATCGATGCCACCTTTGGTACGTCAGGTTTTTGACCGTAACACCCGCGACTTTAAAACCAGTTTGTTTGGTGCTTTAACAGATGCAGTAATGCAATGGGTCAGCAAAACAGAAGTAGTGAGTGGTTACGTATTTGAACCGCAACGCAAGGCTGCGATCGGCTATTTTCAGGTGCAACTTGACCGTAAGGGTGAAGTCCCCCACGTTGCAACGCTAACTGTTCATCCTGCTTATACTTGGCTGTATCCAGAATTATTATCTCAGCTGGCTCGTATTGCCCAAGATTTTCCCCAGCAAGGGTTACAACTCGCTTCTTCAGACTATCAGGCAGAGCGAGAAGAATATTTGGAGCGAATTGGGGCAAAACGCATAGAACATACATTAGTTATGTCTCGCTCTGTATGGCACAAGCTACGAGAGTCTAAATTCGTCTCCTTAGAAGGAATTCAGTGGACTGATATGCTGCAAGGTTTACAACCAGCACGTAAACCTATACCGGGTGGGATGTCATGGATACAACCAGGACAACTGCCATCGTCAGATAAACCACTGCAAAGCTTGTCAGAACCGATTAACTTTTCGGTAAAAAATCCTAGCGTGGAAGCATCACCGATTTCGGAATCAGCAGATGCACAGCAGGAGAATTAA
- the ruvX gene encoding Holliday junction resolvase RuvX — MISQEQPKPFISALGLDFGRKRIGVAGCDRTGLIATGITTIERTSFEQDVEQIRQIVNEREVQILVMGLPYSMDGSLGFQARQVQKFTTRLAKALKLPVEYIDERLTSFQAEQLLIAENRSPSRHKGLIDRKAAALILQQWLDVKRASSRSSVAAIEY, encoded by the coding sequence GTGATATCCCAAGAGCAACCAAAACCTTTTATTTCAGCATTGGGACTAGATTTCGGTCGCAAGCGGATTGGTGTGGCCGGGTGCGATCGCACGGGTTTAATTGCCACGGGAATTACCACAATTGAGCGCACATCTTTTGAGCAGGATGTGGAGCAAATCCGGCAAATAGTTAATGAACGCGAGGTGCAAATCCTGGTGATGGGCTTACCCTATTCAATGGATGGCTCACTAGGATTTCAAGCGCGTCAAGTTCAAAAATTTACTACAAGACTTGCTAAAGCACTGAAACTGCCTGTGGAATATATCGATGAGCGATTAACTTCATTTCAAGCAGAACAACTGCTGATAGCTGAGAACCGCTCCCCGTCACGCCATAAAGGTTTGATTGACCGCAAGGCAGCCGCTTTGATTTTACAACAATGGCTGGATGTTAAGCGTGCTAGTTCCCGCAGTTCAGTTGCAGCTATTGAATATTGA
- a CDS encoding DUF3727 domain-containing protein, with protein MFSSPFPEENDNAHAGSITLTDDKGRSLECYIEHSLEVDGQEYVLLLPVDSPVEIFSWEGDGEEEEAVLVEDDTIIEQIFATAQAVLSEQNLILKNTAYALTVAGDLPPVEESELFTLEIEDEEADLDPEQLQLLASFYDEDQEYAIYTPLDPLLFFARITKTGEPELLSPEEFRKVQPLLEEHLFNEVE; from the coding sequence ATGTTTTCCTCTCCATTTCCTGAAGAAAATGATAACGCTCATGCGGGTTCCATCACTTTAACCGATGATAAAGGGCGATCGCTCGAATGTTACATAGAGCATTCCCTAGAAGTCGATGGACAAGAATACGTTTTACTTCTTCCTGTAGACTCACCTGTAGAAATTTTTTCTTGGGAAGGTGACGGTGAGGAAGAAGAAGCGGTTCTGGTAGAAGATGACACCATTATTGAGCAAATTTTTGCCACTGCCCAAGCTGTACTATCTGAGCAGAACCTGATATTAAAGAATACAGCTTATGCTCTGACTGTTGCAGGTGATTTACCGCCCGTTGAAGAATCAGAACTTTTCACTTTAGAAATCGAAGACGAAGAGGCAGATTTAGATCCGGAGCAATTACAGCTACTCGCTAGCTTCTATGATGAAGATCAGGAGTATGCAATTTATACACCCCTCGATCCCTTGTTATTTTTTGCACGGATAACAAAAACAGGTGAACCTGAATTACTTTCTCCAGAGGAATTTCGGAAAGTGCAGCCTCTGTTAGAAGAACATCTTTTTAATGAAGTGGAATAA